In Ictidomys tridecemlineatus isolate mIctTri1 chromosome 16, mIctTri1.hap1, whole genome shotgun sequence, a single genomic region encodes these proteins:
- the Mbd4 gene encoding methyl-CpG-binding domain protein 4 isoform X1 gives METPSLGDGGPAPSMASSDLPVPEQPCDLRQEDVAVGSERVGEDERPIAIKRISECEPLLQEAIASSQLGDPAVTECHKPVPCGWERVVKQRLSGKTAGRFDVYFISPQGLKFRSRSSLANYLYKHGETSVKPEDFDFTVLSKRGIRSRSKDSNVAAPTAQLQNESHISTRNLRTRSRWKKVFPLPSSNSELQDSRGLSSPESIQVLLEEDEGSNDGNSRKVSKCKRKVTILKGIPIKKTKRRCRKSLSGSVESNDKGESPCDQTDAEREPVTQDGELGRTLCISDARLSDKTLSVTDKVKSTVKENSPNSGSDVHSEQITSGAPNKLCSTKEAERNKKYGETNLESEENRSKGDEGQRKEHLHMDLLKCGFETDNKCSQGKRGFTSEKIFHEDTTIPRTQVEKRKTSLYFSSKYSREALSPPRRKAFKKWTPPRSPFNLVQETLFHDPWKLLIATIFLNRTSGKMAIPVLWEFLEKYPSAEVARTADWRDVSELLKPLGLYDLRAKTIIKFSDEYLTKQWKYPIELHGIGKYGNDSYRIFCVNEWKQVRPAPSPSPTRTFVPEAKNVHGYGSNYSLHASAIAVLTSFVPNSRGAGGMGSSAAGRGSLDTPQVPKDPWAWL, from the exons ATGGAGACGCCGAGCCTGGGGGACGGCGGACCCGCCCCCTCGATGGCCTCCAGTGACCTCCCAGTCCCAGAGCAGCCGTGTGACCTCCGGCAA GAAGACGTGGCTGTGGGATCGGAAAGAGTGGGAGAAGATGAAAGACCAATAGCGATAAAAAGAATCAGCGAGTGTGAGCCCCTGCTACAAGAAGCCATCGCCTCTTCTCAGTTGGGTGACCCCGCAGTGACCGAGTGCCATAAGCCTGTCCCGTGTGGATGGGAAAGAGTCGTGAAACAAAGATTATCAGGGAAAACAGCAGGAAGATTTGATGTCTACTTTATCAG CCCACAAGGACTGAAGTTCAGATCCAGAAGTTCACTTGCTAATTATCTTTACAAACATGGAGAGACTTCTGTTAAGCCAGAAGATTTTGATTTTACTGTACTTTCCAAAAGGGGCATCAGGTCAAGATCTAAAGACAGCAATGTCGCAGCTCCGACAGCCCAACTGCAGAATGAAAGTCATATTTCAACCCGGAACCTCAGGACCCGAAGCAGGTGGAAGAAAGTGTTTCCTCTGCCCAGTAGTAATTCAGAGCTGCAAGATAGCAGGGGACTGTCCAGCCCTGAGTCCATTCAGGTGCttttggaagaagatgagggTAGTAATGATGGTAACTCCAGGAAGGTTAGCAAGTGCAAAAGGAAGGTGACAATTTTGAAGGGAATTCCAATTAAGAAAACCAAAAGACGGTGCAGAAAGAGTCTTTCAGGTTCTGTTGAAAGTAATGACAAAGGAGAATCTCCGTGTGACCAGACAGATGCTGAAAGAGAACCTGTCACCCAAGACGGTGAGCTGGGCAGAACTTTGTGCATCTCTGACGCCAGACTGAGCGACAAGACCCTCAGTGTGACCGATAAAGTCAAGAGCACCGTGAAAGAAAACTCACCCAATTCAGGATCAGACGTTCACTCTGAACAAATAACTTCTGGCGCCCCAAACAAATTATGTTCAACCAAAGAAGCAGAACGAAACAAGAAGTATGGGGAGACCAATTTAGAATCAGAGGAAAACAGATCGAAAGGAGAcgaggggcagaggaaggagcaTTTGCATATGGACCTTTTAAAATGTGGCTTTGAAACAGACAACAAATGCTCACAAGGCAAGAGAGGTTTTACTtctgagaaaatatttcatg AAGACACCACCATCCCACGGACACAGGTAGAAAAAAGGAAGACGAGCTTGTATTTTTCCAGCAAGTATAGCAGAGAAG CTCTCAGCCCCCCACGACGCAAAGCCTTTAAGAAATGGACCCCTCCTCGGTCACCTTTTAACCTTGTCCAAGAAACTCTTTTCCACGATCCCTGGAAGCTTCTCATCGCGACGATATTTCTCAATCGGACATCAG GAAAAATGGCAATTCCTGTGCTTTGGGAATTTCTGGAGAAATACCCTTCGGCTGAGGTAGCAAGAACAGCAGACTGGAGAGACGTGTCGGAACTTCTGAAGCCTCTTGGTCTATACGATCTTCGAGCCAAAACCATTATCAAATTCTCAG ATGAGTACCTGACAAAGCAGTGGAAATATCCGATCGAGCTTCACGGGATTGGCAAATATGGCAACGACTCTTACAGGATTTTTTGCGTCAATGAGTGGAAGCAGGTGAGGCCCGCCCCCAGCCCTAGCCCAACCCGCACATTTGTCCCAGAAGCAAAAAACGTCCATGGTTATGGCTCAAACTACTCATTACATGCAAGTGCTATTGCAGTCCTGACCAGTTTTGTACCCAACTCAAGGGGAGCTGGCGGCATGGGGTCATCTGCAGCAGGGAGGGGGTCATTAGACACTCCCCAAGTCCCCAAAGACCCTTGGGCATGGCTCTGA
- the Mbd4 gene encoding methyl-CpG-binding domain protein 4 isoform X2, with product METPSLGDGGPAPSMASSDLPVPEQPCDLRQEDVAVGSERVGEDERPIAIKRISECEPLLQEAIASSQLGDPAVTECHKPVPCGWERVVKQRLSGKTAGRFDVYFISPQGLKFRSRSSLANYLYKHGETSVKPEDFDFTVLSKRGIRSRSKDSNVAAPTAQLQNESHISTRNLRTRSRWKKVFPLPSSNSELQDSRGLSSPESIQVLLEEDEGSNDGNSRKVSKCKRKVTILKGIPIKKTKRRCRKSLSGSVESNDKGESPCDQTDAEREPVTQDGELGRTLCISDARLSDKTLSVTDKVKSTVKENSPNSGSDVHSEQITSGAPNKLCSTKEAERNKKYGETNLESEENRSKGDEGQRKEHLHMDLLKCGFETDNKCSQEDTTIPRTQVEKRKTSLYFSSKYSREALSPPRRKAFKKWTPPRSPFNLVQETLFHDPWKLLIATIFLNRTSGKMAIPVLWEFLEKYPSAEVARTADWRDVSELLKPLGLYDLRAKTIIKFSDEYLTKQWKYPIELHGIGKYGNDSYRIFCVNEWKQVRPAPSPSPTRTFVPEAKNVHGYGSNYSLHASAIAVLTSFVPNSRGAGGMGSSAAGRGSLDTPQVPKDPWAWL from the exons ATGGAGACGCCGAGCCTGGGGGACGGCGGACCCGCCCCCTCGATGGCCTCCAGTGACCTCCCAGTCCCAGAGCAGCCGTGTGACCTCCGGCAA GAAGACGTGGCTGTGGGATCGGAAAGAGTGGGAGAAGATGAAAGACCAATAGCGATAAAAAGAATCAGCGAGTGTGAGCCCCTGCTACAAGAAGCCATCGCCTCTTCTCAGTTGGGTGACCCCGCAGTGACCGAGTGCCATAAGCCTGTCCCGTGTGGATGGGAAAGAGTCGTGAAACAAAGATTATCAGGGAAAACAGCAGGAAGATTTGATGTCTACTTTATCAG CCCACAAGGACTGAAGTTCAGATCCAGAAGTTCACTTGCTAATTATCTTTACAAACATGGAGAGACTTCTGTTAAGCCAGAAGATTTTGATTTTACTGTACTTTCCAAAAGGGGCATCAGGTCAAGATCTAAAGACAGCAATGTCGCAGCTCCGACAGCCCAACTGCAGAATGAAAGTCATATTTCAACCCGGAACCTCAGGACCCGAAGCAGGTGGAAGAAAGTGTTTCCTCTGCCCAGTAGTAATTCAGAGCTGCAAGATAGCAGGGGACTGTCCAGCCCTGAGTCCATTCAGGTGCttttggaagaagatgagggTAGTAATGATGGTAACTCCAGGAAGGTTAGCAAGTGCAAAAGGAAGGTGACAATTTTGAAGGGAATTCCAATTAAGAAAACCAAAAGACGGTGCAGAAAGAGTCTTTCAGGTTCTGTTGAAAGTAATGACAAAGGAGAATCTCCGTGTGACCAGACAGATGCTGAAAGAGAACCTGTCACCCAAGACGGTGAGCTGGGCAGAACTTTGTGCATCTCTGACGCCAGACTGAGCGACAAGACCCTCAGTGTGACCGATAAAGTCAAGAGCACCGTGAAAGAAAACTCACCCAATTCAGGATCAGACGTTCACTCTGAACAAATAACTTCTGGCGCCCCAAACAAATTATGTTCAACCAAAGAAGCAGAACGAAACAAGAAGTATGGGGAGACCAATTTAGAATCAGAGGAAAACAGATCGAAAGGAGAcgaggggcagaggaaggagcaTTTGCATATGGACCTTTTAAAATGTGGCTTTGAAACAGACAACAAATGCTCACAAG AAGACACCACCATCCCACGGACACAGGTAGAAAAAAGGAAGACGAGCTTGTATTTTTCCAGCAAGTATAGCAGAGAAG CTCTCAGCCCCCCACGACGCAAAGCCTTTAAGAAATGGACCCCTCCTCGGTCACCTTTTAACCTTGTCCAAGAAACTCTTTTCCACGATCCCTGGAAGCTTCTCATCGCGACGATATTTCTCAATCGGACATCAG GAAAAATGGCAATTCCTGTGCTTTGGGAATTTCTGGAGAAATACCCTTCGGCTGAGGTAGCAAGAACAGCAGACTGGAGAGACGTGTCGGAACTTCTGAAGCCTCTTGGTCTATACGATCTTCGAGCCAAAACCATTATCAAATTCTCAG ATGAGTACCTGACAAAGCAGTGGAAATATCCGATCGAGCTTCACGGGATTGGCAAATATGGCAACGACTCTTACAGGATTTTTTGCGTCAATGAGTGGAAGCAGGTGAGGCCCGCCCCCAGCCCTAGCCCAACCCGCACATTTGTCCCAGAAGCAAAAAACGTCCATGGTTATGGCTCAAACTACTCATTACATGCAAGTGCTATTGCAGTCCTGACCAGTTTTGTACCCAACTCAAGGGGAGCTGGCGGCATGGGGTCATCTGCAGCAGGGAGGGGGTCATTAGACACTCCCCAAGTCCCCAAAGACCCTTGGGCATGGCTCTGA
- the Mbd4 gene encoding methyl-CpG-binding domain protein 4 isoform X4, translating to MNADVLSPTPDPRRQTLDYYFRIYQSLFLQPSRIYQDKLLDLEENANNLFDSDPIIEHCFRQFKEKDFQLPESRRRIIILPQRQEPVPRDPTLPPTPPPPPVPSYKALEDSDIQGQPEDRKTWLNRRLRLRKELESFGDVKRWLENKPSITPSEAKVLHMIHRELDARRDLALRTFKAAMVKPVKASPKSVPLLRLPKPPALSDMYSFLRSHKVKVLELFHKADGDWKQRISREEFMVTLKAAGVPLSGQEVEDIVIYLSSLGRHNSITMDNLANSYKQWSLSRQRSTLRTRREDVDKEKSCLRSSVRKQKDPTIPKMDLLTVPEVDVETEARPMTLEEMEEVDRRYYEKKHQYKYSHPVHPGKEQVDAHCLPSTIPGDMQGLINKARKDVFLVYRQCCSLCESYGLPLTEDILMRALLYPGDKIIFHKGQVRPIRQPGGFYSDWKITPKLAPFKRFKKSGAERKMFKTKKMCFTDFEKFARRLKKKSPSGSTTTHPNSFWPGHLLDKLQLYLPTVAQESSLALFSHVQHKPQVYRAIHHPNQWWPLRDTSDMTRVHYDCTKVYFIS from the exons ATGAACGCAGACGTTTTGTCACCCACCCCCGATCCCAGACGCCAGACCCTGGACTATTACTTCAGGATCTACCAGAGTCTGTTTCTGCAGCCGTCGC GGATCTACCAGGATAAGCTGTTAGATTTGGAGGAAAATGCCAACAACCTGTTTGATTCCGATCCCATCATTGAGCACTGCTTCCGGCAGTTCAAAGAGAAGGACTTCCAACTGCCCGAGAGCCGCCGGAGGATCATCATCCTGCCTCAGAGGCAGGAGCCAGTGCCCAGGGATCCCACCCTCCCGCCCACACCACCCCCGCCACCCGTCCCCAGCTACAAAGCCCTGGAAGACAGTGATATCCAAGGGCAGCCCGAGGACAGGAAGACCTGGCTGAACCGCAGGCTGAGGCTCCGGAAGGAGCTGGAGTCGTTTGGTGACGTGAAGCGGTGGCTGGAGAACAAACCCAGTATCACGCCTTCAGAGGCCAAGGTGCTGCACATGATCCACAGAGAGCTTGACGCCCGGAGGGACCTCGCCTTGCGTACTTTCAAGGCCGCCATG GTAAAACCCGTTAAAGCCTCTCCAAAATCGGTGCCCCTTCTCCGGCTGCCCAAGCCCCCCGCGCTGTCAGACATGTACTCCTTCCTGCGCAGCCACAAGGTCAAGGTCCTGGAGCTGTTTCACAAGGCCGACGGGGACTGGAAGCAGCGGATCTCCAGGGAGGAGTTCATGGTGACTTTGAAGGCA GCCGGAGTCCCTCTGAGTGGCCAGGAGGTGGAGGACATCGTGATCTATCTGAGCTCTCTGGGGAGGCACAACAGCATCACCATGGACAACCTGGCCAACAGCTACAAGCAGTGGTCTCTGAGTCGGCAGAGGAGCACCCTGCGCACTAGAAGAGAGG ATGTGGATAAGGAGAAGAGTTGCCTCAGGAGCTCTGTCCGTAAACAAAAGGACCCAACCATTCCCAAGATGGATCTTCTGACGGTGCCCGAGGTGGATGTGGAGACAGAGGCACGGCCCATGACcctggaggagatggaggaggtggaCAGGCGGTACTACGAGAAGAAGCACCAGTACAAG TACTCTCACCCGGTGCATCCTGGGAAGGAGCAGGTTGACGCTCACTGCCTCCCGTCCACCATCCCCGGGGACATGCAGGGGCTCATCAACAAGGCCCGCAAGGACGTCTTTCTGGTCTACCGGCAGTGCTGCAGTCTCTGTGAGTCGTACGGCCTCCCGCTGACGGAGGACATCCTCATGAGAG CTCTGCTGTACCCTGGAGACAAGATTATTTTCCACAAGGGCCAGGTGCGCCCCATCCGGCAGCCCGGAGGCTTCTACTCTGACTGGAAGATCACCCCGAAATTGGCTCCCTTCAAGCGCTTCAAGAAGTCTGGGGCCGAGAG aaaaatgttcaaaacgAAGAAAATGTGCTTCACGGACTTTGAGAAATTTGCCAG gaggctgaagaagaagAGCCCCAGTGGGTCCACCACAACTCACCCGAATTCCTTCTGGCCGGGTCACCTGCTGGATAAGCTGCAGCTCTACCTGCCCACCGTGGCCCAGGAGAGCAGCCTGGCCCTCTTCAGTCACGTCCAACACAAGCCCCAAGTCTACCGGGCCATCCACCACCCTAACCAGTGGTGGCCCCTAAGGGACACCAGTGACATGACCCGTGTCCACTATGATTGCACCAAGGTGTACTTCATCAGCTAG
- the Mbd4 gene encoding methyl-CpG-binding domain protein 4 isoform X3 — METPSLGDGGPAPSMASSDLPVPEQPCDLRQEDVAVGSERVGEDERPIAIKRISECEPLLQEAIASSQLGDPAVTECHKPVPCGWERVVKQRLSGKTAGRFDVYFISPQGLKFRSRSSLANYLYKHGETSVKPEDFDFTVLSKRGIRSRSKDSNVAAPTAQLQNESHISTRNLRTRSRWKKVFPLPSSNSELQDSRGLSSPESIQVLLEEDEGSNDGNSRKVSKCKRKVTILKGIPIKKTKRRCRKSLSGSVESNDKGESPCDQTDAEREPVTQDGELGRTLCISDARLSDKTLSVTDKVKSTVKENSPNSGSDVHSEQITSGAPNKLCSTKEAERNKKYGETNLESEENRSKGDEGQRKEHLHMDLLKCGFETDNKCSQGKRGFTSEKIFHEDTTIPRTQVEKRKTSLYFSSKYSREALSPPRRKAFKKWTPPRSPFNLVQETLFHDPWKLLIATIFLNRTSGKMAIPVLWEFLEKYPSAEVARTADWRDVSELLKPLGLYDLRAKTIIKFSDEYLTKQWKYPIELHGIGKYGNDSYRIFCVNEWKQVHPQDHKLNKYHDWLWENHEKLSLS, encoded by the exons ATGGAGACGCCGAGCCTGGGGGACGGCGGACCCGCCCCCTCGATGGCCTCCAGTGACCTCCCAGTCCCAGAGCAGCCGTGTGACCTCCGGCAA GAAGACGTGGCTGTGGGATCGGAAAGAGTGGGAGAAGATGAAAGACCAATAGCGATAAAAAGAATCAGCGAGTGTGAGCCCCTGCTACAAGAAGCCATCGCCTCTTCTCAGTTGGGTGACCCCGCAGTGACCGAGTGCCATAAGCCTGTCCCGTGTGGATGGGAAAGAGTCGTGAAACAAAGATTATCAGGGAAAACAGCAGGAAGATTTGATGTCTACTTTATCAG CCCACAAGGACTGAAGTTCAGATCCAGAAGTTCACTTGCTAATTATCTTTACAAACATGGAGAGACTTCTGTTAAGCCAGAAGATTTTGATTTTACTGTACTTTCCAAAAGGGGCATCAGGTCAAGATCTAAAGACAGCAATGTCGCAGCTCCGACAGCCCAACTGCAGAATGAAAGTCATATTTCAACCCGGAACCTCAGGACCCGAAGCAGGTGGAAGAAAGTGTTTCCTCTGCCCAGTAGTAATTCAGAGCTGCAAGATAGCAGGGGACTGTCCAGCCCTGAGTCCATTCAGGTGCttttggaagaagatgagggTAGTAATGATGGTAACTCCAGGAAGGTTAGCAAGTGCAAAAGGAAGGTGACAATTTTGAAGGGAATTCCAATTAAGAAAACCAAAAGACGGTGCAGAAAGAGTCTTTCAGGTTCTGTTGAAAGTAATGACAAAGGAGAATCTCCGTGTGACCAGACAGATGCTGAAAGAGAACCTGTCACCCAAGACGGTGAGCTGGGCAGAACTTTGTGCATCTCTGACGCCAGACTGAGCGACAAGACCCTCAGTGTGACCGATAAAGTCAAGAGCACCGTGAAAGAAAACTCACCCAATTCAGGATCAGACGTTCACTCTGAACAAATAACTTCTGGCGCCCCAAACAAATTATGTTCAACCAAAGAAGCAGAACGAAACAAGAAGTATGGGGAGACCAATTTAGAATCAGAGGAAAACAGATCGAAAGGAGAcgaggggcagaggaaggagcaTTTGCATATGGACCTTTTAAAATGTGGCTTTGAAACAGACAACAAATGCTCACAAGGCAAGAGAGGTTTTACTtctgagaaaatatttcatg AAGACACCACCATCCCACGGACACAGGTAGAAAAAAGGAAGACGAGCTTGTATTTTTCCAGCAAGTATAGCAGAGAAG CTCTCAGCCCCCCACGACGCAAAGCCTTTAAGAAATGGACCCCTCCTCGGTCACCTTTTAACCTTGTCCAAGAAACTCTTTTCCACGATCCCTGGAAGCTTCTCATCGCGACGATATTTCTCAATCGGACATCAG GAAAAATGGCAATTCCTGTGCTTTGGGAATTTCTGGAGAAATACCCTTCGGCTGAGGTAGCAAGAACAGCAGACTGGAGAGACGTGTCGGAACTTCTGAAGCCTCTTGGTCTATACGATCTTCGAGCCAAAACCATTATCAAATTCTCAG ATGAGTACCTGACAAAGCAGTGGAAATATCCGATCGAGCTTCACGGGATTGGCAAATATGGCAACGACTCTTACAGGATTTTTTGCGTCAATGAGTGGAAGCAG GTGCACCCCCAGGATCACAAGTTAAATAAATACCATGACTGGCTTTGGGAAAATCATGAAAAATTAAGTCTGTCTTAA
- the Mbd4 gene encoding methyl-CpG-binding domain protein 4 isoform X5 → METPSLGDGGPAPSMASSDLPVPEQPCDLRQEDVAVGSERVGEDERPIAIKRISECEPLLQEAIASSQLGDPAVTECHKPVPCGWERVVKQRLSGKTAGRFDVYFISPQGLKFRSRSSLANYLYKHGETSVKPEDFDFTVLSKRGIRSRSKDSNVAAPTAQLQNESHISTRNLRTRSRWKKVFPLPSSNSELQDSRGLSSPESIQVLLEEDEGSNDGNSRKVSKCKRKVTILKGIPIKKTKRRCRKSLSGSVESNDKGESPCDQTDAEREPVTQDGELGRTLCISDARLSDKTLSVTDKVKSTVKENSPNSGSDVHSEQITSGAPNKLCSTKEAERNKKYGETNLESEENRSKGDEGQRKEHLHMDLLKCGFETDNKCSQGKRGFTSEKIFHEDTTIPRTQVEKRKTSLYFSSKYSREALSPPRRKAFKKWTPPRSPFNLVQETLFHDPWKLLIATIFLNRTSGKMAIPVLWEFLEKYPSAEVARTADWRDVSELLKPLGLYDLRAKTIIKFSDEYLTKQWKYPIELHGIGKYGNDSYRIFCVNEWKQGSTRISC, encoded by the exons ATGGAGACGCCGAGCCTGGGGGACGGCGGACCCGCCCCCTCGATGGCCTCCAGTGACCTCCCAGTCCCAGAGCAGCCGTGTGACCTCCGGCAA GAAGACGTGGCTGTGGGATCGGAAAGAGTGGGAGAAGATGAAAGACCAATAGCGATAAAAAGAATCAGCGAGTGTGAGCCCCTGCTACAAGAAGCCATCGCCTCTTCTCAGTTGGGTGACCCCGCAGTGACCGAGTGCCATAAGCCTGTCCCGTGTGGATGGGAAAGAGTCGTGAAACAAAGATTATCAGGGAAAACAGCAGGAAGATTTGATGTCTACTTTATCAG CCCACAAGGACTGAAGTTCAGATCCAGAAGTTCACTTGCTAATTATCTTTACAAACATGGAGAGACTTCTGTTAAGCCAGAAGATTTTGATTTTACTGTACTTTCCAAAAGGGGCATCAGGTCAAGATCTAAAGACAGCAATGTCGCAGCTCCGACAGCCCAACTGCAGAATGAAAGTCATATTTCAACCCGGAACCTCAGGACCCGAAGCAGGTGGAAGAAAGTGTTTCCTCTGCCCAGTAGTAATTCAGAGCTGCAAGATAGCAGGGGACTGTCCAGCCCTGAGTCCATTCAGGTGCttttggaagaagatgagggTAGTAATGATGGTAACTCCAGGAAGGTTAGCAAGTGCAAAAGGAAGGTGACAATTTTGAAGGGAATTCCAATTAAGAAAACCAAAAGACGGTGCAGAAAGAGTCTTTCAGGTTCTGTTGAAAGTAATGACAAAGGAGAATCTCCGTGTGACCAGACAGATGCTGAAAGAGAACCTGTCACCCAAGACGGTGAGCTGGGCAGAACTTTGTGCATCTCTGACGCCAGACTGAGCGACAAGACCCTCAGTGTGACCGATAAAGTCAAGAGCACCGTGAAAGAAAACTCACCCAATTCAGGATCAGACGTTCACTCTGAACAAATAACTTCTGGCGCCCCAAACAAATTATGTTCAACCAAAGAAGCAGAACGAAACAAGAAGTATGGGGAGACCAATTTAGAATCAGAGGAAAACAGATCGAAAGGAGAcgaggggcagaggaaggagcaTTTGCATATGGACCTTTTAAAATGTGGCTTTGAAACAGACAACAAATGCTCACAAGGCAAGAGAGGTTTTACTtctgagaaaatatttcatg AAGACACCACCATCCCACGGACACAGGTAGAAAAAAGGAAGACGAGCTTGTATTTTTCCAGCAAGTATAGCAGAGAAG CTCTCAGCCCCCCACGACGCAAAGCCTTTAAGAAATGGACCCCTCCTCGGTCACCTTTTAACCTTGTCCAAGAAACTCTTTTCCACGATCCCTGGAAGCTTCTCATCGCGACGATATTTCTCAATCGGACATCAG GAAAAATGGCAATTCCTGTGCTTTGGGAATTTCTGGAGAAATACCCTTCGGCTGAGGTAGCAAGAACAGCAGACTGGAGAGACGTGTCGGAACTTCTGAAGCCTCTTGGTCTATACGATCTTCGAGCCAAAACCATTATCAAATTCTCAG ATGAGTACCTGACAAAGCAGTGGAAATATCCGATCGAGCTTCACGGGATTGGCAAATATGGCAACGACTCTTACAGGATTTTTTGCGTCAATGAGTGGAAGCAG GGATCTACCAGGATAAGCTGTTAG